One Brevibacterium spongiae DNA segment encodes these proteins:
- a CDS encoding LysR family transcriptional regulator translates to MEPLDTRGLTALRAVAETGSVAAAAAQLQWSQPTVNHHLRNLERALGATLLDRTPRGSQPTTVGRLVVTRAVEILGLCQRLGAEVALWRESQAVPVRIGAVPTVGARVIPRLHDQLQARPRWQTRDEAVAGDRTDVLTAALDVTMDEHAKLVSRLESGDLDLALLVSTDLDRTWIPATLNAAHLYSERLFLCVPKSIGPISVDDHGRPDLTALVSQTWAFSIDPGDAIDEVVRSFCLSAGFEPRVGMRMDDYAAINRMISAGLAVAMIPESSLSTDPDITVIPMPLSDCRRDVLLVSRAARPQLRVRHDPIVDAHNSAIAEVVADVRTVTRQWR, encoded by the coding sequence ATGGAACCACTCGATACTCGCGGGCTCACCGCTCTCCGGGCCGTCGCCGAGACCGGATCCGTCGCCGCGGCCGCTGCTCAGCTGCAGTGGAGCCAGCCGACGGTCAATCATCATCTGCGCAATCTCGAGCGCGCTCTGGGTGCCACTCTGCTCGATCGCACTCCGCGCGGATCGCAGCCGACGACGGTGGGCCGCCTCGTTGTGACCCGTGCCGTGGAGATCCTCGGTCTGTGCCAGCGCCTCGGCGCCGAGGTGGCGCTGTGGCGGGAATCCCAAGCGGTGCCAGTGCGCATCGGGGCTGTGCCGACGGTCGGAGCCCGCGTCATCCCGCGTCTGCATGATCAGCTGCAGGCTCGGCCCAGGTGGCAGACCCGAGATGAGGCGGTTGCCGGTGACCGGACCGACGTACTCACGGCGGCCCTGGACGTGACGATGGACGAGCATGCGAAGCTCGTCTCCCGACTCGAATCCGGGGACCTCGACCTCGCGCTGCTCGTGTCGACCGACCTCGACCGAACGTGGATTCCGGCGACGCTCAATGCCGCGCACCTGTATTCGGAGCGGCTGTTCCTATGCGTTCCGAAGTCCATCGGTCCGATCAGCGTGGACGACCACGGGCGGCCGGACCTCACGGCTCTGGTCTCACAGACCTGGGCGTTCAGCATCGACCCGGGTGATGCCATCGACGAGGTCGTCCGCTCGTTCTGTCTGTCTGCCGGCTTTGAACCCCGCGTGGGGATGCGGATGGATGACTATGCGGCCATCAATCGGATGATCTCGGCCGGTTTGGCGGTGGCGATGATCCCCGAATCATCGCTGTCGACCGACCCGGACATCACCGTCATCCCGATGCCGCTCAGCGACTGCCGCCGTGACGTTCTGCTCGTCTCCCGGGCGGCACGGCCGCAGCTGCGCGTCCGCCACGATCCGATCGTCGATGCGCACAACTCCGCCATC
- a CDS encoding aminotransferase class I/II-fold pyridoxal phosphate-dependent enzyme: protein MTVHQDSPMPPAPHSSSGSPMHPALTQSRAPYAEALAHAADRNSLFLSTPGHGGTTEGISAVQAEFFGEHTLSLDIPPLFDGIDLGVDTPKDEALRLAAEAWGARRTWFLTNGSSQGNRMAALAVGTLGSGVVTQRSAHSSFIDGIVLAGLNPGFVCPNVDEVNGIAHGVTPDALRQAIRNHPEPVTAVYLVTPSYFGAVADVEALAEAAHEAGAALIIDAAWGAHFGFHPDLPASPVTQGADIVIMSTHKLAGSLTQSALLHLGDTEFADRLEPALARAFMMTASTSENAHLMASIDLARRALMTSTEAITDSLDNIRHIRAQIEATDRYHLLSGEFLGHADVVDIDPFRLPIDITATGLDGHTVRKRLAEEFDIFPEMSTATTLVALIGIGKSPDIGRLIDALETLRLETADSATETSPAVALPPLPTAGRLAMTPREAYFADSELVTAAEAVGRVSVNSLAAYPPGIPNVLPGEEITAEIVDFLQAVAASPSGHVRGAVDPGLETYRVVRN from the coding sequence ATGACCGTGCACCAGGACTCCCCCATGCCCCCGGCCCCGCACTCCTCCTCGGGGTCGCCGATGCATCCCGCCCTCACGCAGTCCCGCGCGCCCTACGCCGAAGCCCTGGCGCACGCGGCCGACCGCAATTCGCTGTTCCTGTCCACCCCCGGACACGGAGGCACGACCGAAGGCATCTCCGCAGTTCAGGCCGAATTCTTCGGCGAGCACACCCTCTCCCTGGACATCCCCCCGCTCTTCGACGGCATCGACCTCGGCGTCGATACCCCGAAGGACGAGGCCCTGCGCCTGGCCGCCGAAGCCTGGGGCGCCCGCCGCACCTGGTTCCTCACCAACGGCTCATCGCAGGGCAACCGCATGGCCGCACTCGCCGTCGGCACCCTCGGCTCCGGCGTGGTCACCCAGCGCAGCGCCCATTCGAGCTTCATCGACGGCATCGTGCTGGCCGGACTCAACCCCGGCTTCGTCTGCCCCAACGTCGACGAGGTCAACGGCATCGCCCACGGCGTCACCCCCGACGCCCTGCGCCAGGCCATCCGCAACCACCCCGAACCGGTGACCGCCGTCTACCTCGTGACCCCGAGCTACTTCGGCGCTGTCGCCGACGTCGAAGCCCTCGCCGAGGCGGCCCACGAAGCGGGTGCGGCACTGATCATCGACGCCGCCTGGGGTGCCCACTTCGGCTTCCACCCGGATCTGCCGGCTTCCCCTGTCACCCAGGGCGCCGACATCGTCATCATGAGCACGCACAAGCTCGCGGGCTCGCTCACTCAGTCCGCGCTGCTCCACCTCGGCGACACCGAATTCGCCGATCGCCTCGAACCGGCACTGGCACGCGCGTTCATGATGACCGCCTCGACGAGCGAGAACGCACACCTCATGGCCTCGATCGATCTGGCCCGCCGCGCACTCATGACCTCGACCGAGGCGATCACGGATTCGCTGGACAACATCCGCCACATCCGTGCGCAGATCGAGGCCACCGATCGCTATCATCTGCTGTCCGGCGAATTCCTCGGCCATGCCGACGTCGTCGACATCGACCCGTTCCGCCTGCCCATCGACATCACCGCCACCGGCCTCGACGGCCACACGGTGCGCAAGCGCCTGGCCGAGGAGTTCGACATCTTCCCCGAAATGTCGACGGCGACCACCCTCGTCGCGCTCATCGGCATCGGAAAATCCCCGGATATCGGCCGCCTCATCGACGCCTTGGAGACCCTGCGCCTCGAAACCGCAGACTCCGCCACGGAGACGAGCCCGGCAGTTGCCCTCCCACCCCTGCCCACGGCCGGGCGACTGGCGATGACCCCGCGTGAGGCCTACTTCGCCGATTCCGAACTCGTCACCGCCGCCGAGGCGGTCGGACGGGTGAGCGTGAACTCGCTGGCCGCGTACCCGCCCGGGATCCCCAATGTCCTGCCCGGCGAGGAGATCACCGCCGAAATCGTCGACTTCCTCCAGGCCGTGGCGGCAAGCCCGTCCGGTCACGTCCGCGGTGCTGTCGACCCCGGACTCGAGACCTATCGCGTCGTCAGGAACTGA
- a CDS encoding MFS transporter encodes MSEGHDRPAQKDKKPTRKERRAIKKQKRFEADDCIVVETKSIRTAIGGTTVGNFMEWFDFGVYGYLAVTMTSVFTEGMDRQMGLLVTLLGFAVSFLVRPLGGMVLGPLGDKIGRQKVLFFTMATMATATALIGVLPTAAQVGLWVIVPLYLLKMIQGFSTGGEYAGATTYVSEFAPDKSRGYWASWLDVGSYLGFAAGAGTVALTTVITTSINGENAMLDGGWRIPFLIAIPLGAVAIWFRLKIPETPSFESSEEAGRDVKVKDDKYARHGLIGVIRHFWKEILIGIAVVAGSQTVGYALTSFMPTYLEETVKVSNVQAAVATIPVLVVMSLCLPLIGKLSDKMGRKFVFLAAAIMTIVLIVPAFAVMQIGEMWAVMVALFMVALPAGFYIACLASTLPALFPTASRYGAMGLTFNLGVSLFGGTTPLFAQALIDVTGNSYMPAFYIMFFSVVALVAVLLMKESAHRPLPGSFPTVNTHEEAEELARTQADNPDMDIESMPIVDIDPDKAPA; translated from the coding sequence ATGTCAGAAGGCCACGACAGACCCGCGCAGAAAGACAAGAAGCCGACCCGCAAGGAACGGCGTGCAATAAAGAAACAGAAGCGGTTCGAGGCCGATGACTGCATCGTCGTCGAAACCAAATCGATCCGCACCGCCATCGGCGGCACCACAGTCGGCAACTTCATGGAATGGTTCGACTTCGGCGTCTACGGCTACCTGGCCGTGACGATGACCTCCGTCTTCACCGAAGGCATGGACCGACAGATGGGTCTGCTCGTGACCCTCCTCGGCTTCGCCGTGTCCTTCCTCGTCCGCCCGCTCGGTGGCATGGTGCTCGGACCGCTGGGCGACAAGATCGGCCGCCAGAAGGTCCTGTTCTTCACGATGGCCACGATGGCCACCGCCACCGCCCTCATCGGCGTCCTGCCCACCGCGGCCCAGGTCGGCCTGTGGGTGATCGTCCCCCTCTACCTGCTCAAGATGATCCAGGGCTTCTCCACCGGCGGCGAGTACGCCGGTGCCACCACCTATGTCTCGGAGTTCGCTCCGGACAAGTCCCGCGGCTACTGGGCCTCCTGGCTCGATGTCGGCTCTTACCTGGGCTTCGCCGCCGGTGCCGGAACCGTGGCTCTCACGACCGTGATCACCACGTCCATCAACGGCGAGAACGCCATGCTCGACGGCGGCTGGAGGATCCCGTTCCTCATCGCCATCCCGCTCGGCGCCGTCGCCATCTGGTTCCGTCTGAAGATCCCGGAGACCCCGAGCTTCGAATCGAGCGAGGAAGCCGGCCGCGACGTCAAGGTCAAGGACGACAAGTACGCCCGCCACGGCCTCATCGGCGTCATCCGTCACTTCTGGAAAGAGATCCTCATCGGCATCGCCGTCGTCGCAGGCTCCCAGACGGTCGGCTACGCGCTGACGAGCTTCATGCCCACCTACCTGGAGGAGACCGTCAAGGTCTCGAATGTCCAGGCGGCCGTGGCCACGATCCCGGTCCTCGTCGTCATGTCGCTGTGCCTGCCGCTCATCGGCAAACTCTCCGACAAGATGGGCCGCAAGTTCGTCTTCCTGGCAGCAGCCATCATGACGATCGTCCTCATCGTTCCCGCGTTCGCCGTCATGCAGATCGGTGAGATGTGGGCAGTGATGGTCGCTCTGTTCATGGTCGCCCTGCCCGCCGGGTTCTACATCGCCTGCCTGGCCTCGACCCTGCCGGCGCTGTTCCCGACCGCGTCGCGCTACGGTGCGATGGGCCTGACGTTCAACCTCGGCGTCTCTCTGTTCGGCGGCACCACGCCGCTGTTCGCCCAGGCGCTCATCGATGTCACCGGCAACTCGTACATGCCCGCGTTCTACATCATGTTCTTCTCGGTCGTCGCACTCGTCGCCGTGCTGCTCATGAAGGAATCGGCGCACCGACCGCTGCCGGGCTCGTTCCCGACGGTGAACACCCACGAGGAGGCCGAGGAGCTGGCTCGCACTCAGGCCGACAACCCGGATATGGACATCGAGTCCATGCCGATCGTCGACATCGACCCCGACAAGGCACCCGCCTGA
- a CDS encoding GntR family transcriptional regulator: MERVRPQAESLREQALGIIRDAITSGELAEDRIYSAAGLAKQLGISLSPVREAMMALVTEGTVEAVPNRGFRLVTITEADLEEIIAIRVLLAVPAARSLAEAGSDDIVGRGLRADGVQAVTDGSVTETGKAATKCEAIDRLRELAEATVDAAEAGEFAEFYTQDRRFHEALLEHGLGGRAAAISLRLRDQSRLYRHQDQIGAIAVDSARELPRIVDLIESGDAAEAADLVTSNLYFFKRVPATADGEG, translated from the coding sequence ATGGAGCGAGTGAGACCGCAGGCCGAATCGCTGCGCGAGCAGGCACTGGGCATCATCCGCGATGCCATCACCTCAGGTGAGCTCGCCGAGGATCGCATCTATTCGGCAGCGGGCCTGGCCAAGCAGCTCGGCATCTCACTCAGCCCGGTGCGCGAGGCGATGATGGCGCTCGTCACCGAAGGGACCGTCGAGGCCGTGCCCAATCGCGGCTTCCGTCTGGTCACCATCACTGAGGCGGACCTCGAGGAGATCATCGCCATCCGCGTTCTTCTCGCTGTCCCCGCCGCCCGCAGTCTGGCAGAGGCCGGCAGCGATGACATCGTCGGTCGCGGCCTGAGAGCTGACGGCGTGCAGGCGGTGACTGACGGGTCGGTGACCGAGACCGGCAAGGCAGCGACCAAATGCGAGGCGATCGACCGACTGCGCGAACTCGCCGAGGCGACCGTGGACGCGGCCGAGGCCGGCGAATTCGCCGAGTTCTATACGCAGGACCGCAGGTTCCATGAGGCTCTGCTCGAGCACGGCCTCGGCGGGCGTGCCGCCGCGATCAGTCTGCGCCTGCGCGATCAGTCACGCCTCTACCGGCACCAGGATCAGATCGGGGCCATCGCGGTCGATTCCGCTCGCGAGCTGCCGAGGATCGTCGACCTCATCGAGTCCGGGGACGCCGCCGAGGCGGCCGACCTCGTCACGTCGAACCTCTACTTCTTCAAACGCGTCCCGGCCACAGCCGACGGCGAAGGCTGA
- a CDS encoding FAD-dependent oxidoreductase — MTADPASGTPAPNTSAPGTSADPLLQPFELGRLTLRNRIVSTSHEPAYTELGMPKDRYRLYHREKARGGVGLTMIGGSAIVSKDSPAAFGNIDLSTDEVVPWLSAIAGDCHDEGAAIMIQATHLGHRSSNFAGDWLPLVSASRTREAAHRSFTKALEDFDMDRIVADFAAAAERVAAAGFDGLEIMHAGHLLDSFLAPWLNDRDDEFSGELENLIRFPMRIIDAVRAAVPDDFVLGIRMAVDERRDDGMDEEKATEILRTYTDHGIDFLNLNVGMINSDRQLAEAIPGMGTPSAPWLETCRRIREAIDIPVLHAARISDAATARFAIADGCLDLVGMTRAQLADPHLARKVAEGREDDIRPCVGANMCLDSIYTSGSATCIHNPATGREADLPQEVPHNVESGPKHVVIIGAGPAGLEAARVAAVRGHRVTLLEAEDAPGGQVRIAARSQRRRDLIGIIDWRVQQCKKHGVDLRLNTFAEAEDIIALDPDVVIVATGGVPDAGYPFREQGPSFDVWDVMDDRLKSKQRVLVFDDHGFYPALDAVERLARGGQQVTYVSPERTIGIDVGSMNSPAYLQVFSEFGVEVRLGERLSQKPRIEGKEIVASLRNDYSDRETEIVTDAVVVDFGTTPNDEVYFELRQQSSNHGATDLEAWVRGRPQPDADGSASAGTSESSPDIGSSGTEAGPKFALYRIGDAVASRNVHAAVLEGLRVGMGL, encoded by the coding sequence ATGACCGCCGACCCCGCATCCGGCACACCCGCACCGAACACGTCTGCGCCCGGCACGTCCGCCGATCCGCTGCTCCAGCCCTTCGAGCTCGGCAGACTCACGCTGCGCAACCGCATCGTTTCGACGTCGCATGAGCCCGCGTACACCGAACTCGGCATGCCGAAGGACCGGTACCGGCTCTATCACCGGGAGAAGGCGCGCGGCGGCGTCGGGCTGACGATGATCGGCGGCTCGGCCATCGTGTCCAAGGACTCGCCCGCCGCGTTCGGCAACATCGACCTGTCCACCGACGAGGTGGTGCCGTGGCTGTCCGCGATCGCCGGCGACTGCCACGACGAAGGTGCTGCGATCATGATCCAGGCGACCCATCTGGGGCACCGGTCCTCGAACTTCGCCGGGGACTGGCTGCCGCTGGTCTCGGCGTCGAGGACCCGGGAGGCCGCGCACCGGTCGTTCACGAAGGCCCTCGAGGACTTCGACATGGACCGCATCGTCGCCGACTTCGCAGCTGCCGCCGAACGCGTCGCCGCCGCCGGATTCGACGGCCTGGAGATCATGCACGCCGGACACCTGCTCGACTCCTTCCTCGCCCCGTGGCTCAATGACCGCGACGATGAGTTCTCCGGCGAGCTGGAGAACCTCATCAGGTTCCCCATGCGCATCATCGACGCCGTGCGCGCCGCCGTCCCGGACGACTTCGTCCTCGGCATCCGCATGGCCGTCGACGAACGCCGCGACGACGGCATGGACGAAGAGAAGGCCACCGAGATCCTGCGGACCTACACCGATCACGGCATCGACTTCCTCAACCTCAACGTCGGGATGATCAATTCGGACCGTCAGCTCGCCGAGGCGATCCCCGGCATGGGCACCCCCTCGGCGCCCTGGCTCGAGACCTGCCGCCGCATCCGTGAGGCCATCGACATCCCCGTCCTCCACGCCGCGCGCATCTCCGATGCCGCGACCGCCCGGTTCGCGATCGCCGACGGCTGCCTCGACCTCGTCGGGATGACCCGCGCACAGCTGGCCGACCCGCATCTGGCCCGCAAGGTCGCCGAAGGACGCGAGGACGACATCCGCCCCTGTGTGGGCGCGAACATGTGCCTCGACTCGATCTACACCTCCGGTTCGGCCACCTGCATCCACAATCCCGCCACCGGCCGGGAGGCTGACCTGCCTCAGGAAGTCCCCCACAACGTCGAGTCAGGACCCAAACACGTCGTCATCATCGGCGCCGGTCCCGCCGGACTCGAAGCCGCCCGGGTCGCCGCCGTGCGCGGGCACCGGGTGACCCTGCTCGAGGCCGAGGACGCTCCCGGTGGGCAGGTCCGCATCGCCGCCCGCTCGCAGCGCCGCCGCGACCTCATCGGCATCATCGACTGGCGCGTCCAACAGTGCAAGAAGCACGGGGTTGACCTCCGCCTGAACACCTTCGCCGAGGCGGAGGACATCATTGCGCTCGACCCCGACGTCGTCATCGTCGCCACCGGAGGGGTCCCCGATGCCGGGTATCCCTTCCGTGAGCAGGGACCGAGTTTCGACGTCTGGGATGTCATGGACGACCGGCTGAAGTCCAAGCAGCGGGTGCTCGTCTTCGACGACCACGGGTTCTACCCGGCCCTCGACGCCGTCGAGCGCTTGGCTCGCGGCGGCCAGCAGGTCACCTACGTCAGCCCCGAACGCACCATCGGCATCGATGTGGGGTCGATGAATTCTCCGGCCTACCTGCAGGTGTTCTCCGAATTCGGAGTCGAGGTCCGCCTCGGCGAACGTCTGAGCCAGAAGCCGCGGATCGAGGGGAAGGAGATCGTGGCGAGCCTGCGCAACGACTATTCGGATCGGGAGACCGAGATCGTCACCGATGCCGTGGTCGTCGATTTCGGGACGACGCCCAACGATGAGGTCTACTTCGAGCTCAGACAGCAGTCGTCCAATCACGGAGCGACCGACC